The following is a genomic window from Rhodothermia bacterium.
TGGGCATTATGGTAGGGCTAATCATCGTCTCAAAAAGTTTCCGGCGGGTTGGCGATCAATTTGCCGTTCTCACCGTTCCGCAATGGATTGGCGACCGATTCGGAGACAAACGGCTTACGCTATTTTATGCCTTTCTAAGTTTATTGCTCATCACGTTTTTGGTTCTCATCACTGTAGGATTGGCGCGGGTTTTGGGTGCTTTATTGGGCATAGATTTATTGGTGGCCATTGCCATTGTTATTGTTTTACCTCTGGTGGCCATTTTCTTGGGCGGTGCAGGTGCGCACATTCTGATCAACTCGGTTCAGGCACTTATCATGCTTCTGGTCGCCCTGATTTTGCTCGGCTCTGGTCTTTCCTACTTCTCGGAAGGCATTGGTGGGTTTTTAGGCAAGCTTAGCGCCATAGATCCGCTCCTTGCTCAACCCATAAACCCGAAAAGCGCCCTATTCCGGAATTTTTTCGAGGTTTATGTGGCCAATTTTGTGATCGGGATTGCGGTCATTATGCAGCCTCATATTATTTCCAAAGCACTTTATTTAAAGACGGAAGGTGATGTAAATAAATACCTTACGACGGGGCTGGTAACGGTTTTTTTCTTCTTCATGGTACTCATTGTAGGTGCATTTGCCCGTATTCAATTCAATGATCCAAGCCTTGCCGTAGATGCTGTAATGCCCAAGTACCTCACCGATCACTTTGGCCCTATAGTACGAGGAATTGTGGCACTCGGCTTGCTTTCCGCTGGATTTTCCACGATGGAGGGCTTGCTCGTTTCTCTCTCGGCCATTTTTGCGAATGACGTCTATAAAAACCTCTTCACCAAGCCTGATGAATCGGGTGAAGACGTAGATCAAAAGGCACTTCGTTACGGGAAAGGTTTCTTATTGGTGCTTGCGCCCGTTTTATTTCTCATTTCTGCAAGCCAAATCAAGCCCGATCTTTCGGTGGCCATGTTGGCGCAAAATGGCGTTTATGGCTTGTTTTCGGCCACATTCGCCCCCGTATTGTTTGGCATCTTCTCTAAACGACTCACCAAGGGCGGTGTTTTGGCTTCTGCGCTAACGGCCATTGCTATCCATTTTGGGATGACTTACGGAAAAGTTACTTTTATGGCCAATAATCCTGCTGTCCCTGCTACATTTGCCATTGTGGGTAGCTTCTTGGTGGCCACACTTGTTACGATCCTAAACCGAAAACCTACTTCCCAAGCCTAAAACAACATGAGAACCGACTGGCTGGCGCGAAATGCACAATATTATCCACATAAAACGGCCATCGTTTGGCAGCCCGAAAAACGGCGGATTTCGTTTGCGGAGTGTGAAGCGCTTGGCAACCAAACGGCCCAATGGCTTGCGCAAGAACATGGCTTAAATGCCGGAGACCGTGTGGCCATCTTGGCCGAAAACAGCCTTACCCACCTCTTGTTGTTTTTTGCTTGTCAAAAGGCCGGGTTTGTTCTGGTTCCGATCAATTATCGCCTGACACCTGCTGAGGTACAGTACATTGTAGAAGATAGTGACCCCACGGTTTTGTTTTATGGCGATTCGTTTGCTGCGTATATCTCGGAATTAACCCCACGTTGCTTGCCAGTCATAGAAGTTCCTCAAGTCATTGTAAGTAAAGAAAATACACCAAGAGAATATCTGCAAAATCCAGAGGATGCGGTGATGATTCTCTATACTTCTGGAACCACTGGACGGCCAAAGGGGGCTATGATGACGCATAAAATGCTTGCGTTTAATGCCTATAACACCATTATGCGCCTTGATTTAACCACCAAAGACATTTCGTTTAATGCGGCTCCTTTTTATCATACAGGTGGGTGGAATGTCCTGCTAACACCATTCCTGCTGTTGGGCGCAACCACCATCTTGTTAGACCGCTTCGACCCAGCACAAATCTTACATCTTTGCGAAGCGGAGCAGATGAGCATTATTTGGGGTGTACCAACCATGATGAAGATGCTCTCCGACGATCCTCAATTCCCACAAGCCAACCTTAAGAGTGTACGCTATGCCATTGTGGGCGGCGAACCCATGCCCATTCCACTCATCGAGAAGTGGCA
Proteins encoded in this region:
- a CDS encoding sodium:solute symporter family protein → MDAHVIGWLFFGVYIAFMAYATYLGLKQSKGLASFSVGNRQINPIWVGLSLAANLTSAATFVINPGLVYHFGLAGFFGYAVATPLGIMVGLIIVSKSFRRVGDQFAVLTVPQWIGDRFGDKRLTLFYAFLSLLLITFLVLITVGLARVLGALLGIDLLVAIAIVIVLPLVAIFLGGAGAHILINSVQALIMLLVALILLGSGLSYFSEGIGGFLGKLSAIDPLLAQPINPKSALFRNFFEVYVANFVIGIAVIMQPHIISKALYLKTEGDVNKYLTTGLVTVFFFFMVLIVGAFARIQFNDPSLAVDAVMPKYLTDHFGPIVRGIVALGLLSAGFSTMEGLLVSLSAIFANDVYKNLFTKPDESGEDVDQKALRYGKGFLLVLAPVLFLISASQIKPDLSVAMLAQNGVYGLFSATFAPVLFGIFSKRLTKGGVLASALTAIAIHFGMTYGKVTFMANNPAVPATFAIVGSFLVATLVTILNRKPTSQA
- a CDS encoding long-chain fatty acid--CoA ligase — protein: MRTDWLARNAQYYPHKTAIVWQPEKRRISFAECEALGNQTAQWLAQEHGLNAGDRVAILAENSLTHLLLFFACQKAGFVLVPINYRLTPAEVQYIVEDSDPTVLFYGDSFAAYISELTPRCLPVIEVPQVIVSKENTPREYLQNPEDAVMILYTSGTTGRPKGAMMTHKMLAFNAYNTIMRLDLTTKDISFNAAPFYHTGGWNVLLTPFLLLGATTILLDRFDPAQILHLCEAEQMSIIWGVPTMMKMLSDDPQFPQANLKSVRYAIVGGEPMPIPLIEKWQEKGVPIRQGFGMTEVGPNCFSLPEEDAIRKAGSIGFPNFYVDVRVVDNQGNDVPLGTTGELLMRGPMTTSGYWRNEAATQESLKEGWFYTGDLVRIDDEGYCYVAGRKKDMYISGGENVYPAEVEKILYQHPAIAEAAVIGVPDAKWGETGMAFVSLKPNQTATEIELIAHCRNRVARYKTPSYVRFLPELPKGHSGKILKKDLMKSLFTNE